In Synechococcus sp. RS9909, one genomic interval encodes:
- the tsaD gene encoding tRNA (adenosine(37)-N6)-threonylcarbamoyltransferase complex transferase subunit TsaD yields MPTVLALETSCDESAAAVVRQNGSRLEVLAHRIASQVEEHAQWGGVVPEIASRRHVEALPTLVDEVLEHSGLGIDALDAVAATVAPGLVGALMVGSVSARTLAALHGKPFLGVHHLEGHLASVLLGATPPTPPYLVLLVSGGHTELIQVAADGAMTRLGRSHDDAAGEAFDKVARLLGLPYPGGPAIQALAAQGDASRFSLPKGRVSRREGGFHPYDFSFSGLKTAMLRQVDACKAELVDGDAAAAVWADLAASFEQVVADVLVERSLRCCRDAGLHHLVLVGGVAANLRLRREMSQRAAACGVQVQIAPLEFCTDNAAMVGAAALQRLRGAQGFSSLRLGVSARWPLEQAEALVSTVAPF; encoded by the coding sequence ATGCCGACAGTGCTGGCGCTCGAAACAAGTTGTGACGAGTCGGCGGCGGCCGTCGTGCGGCAGAACGGCAGCCGCCTTGAGGTGCTCGCTCACCGCATCGCTTCTCAGGTGGAGGAGCATGCCCAGTGGGGTGGGGTTGTGCCGGAGATCGCCTCCCGCCGCCATGTGGAGGCGTTGCCCACGCTGGTGGATGAGGTTCTCGAACACTCCGGGCTTGGAATCGATGCGCTTGATGCCGTGGCCGCCACCGTGGCGCCTGGCCTGGTGGGCGCTCTGATGGTGGGTTCGGTGAGCGCCCGCACCCTGGCGGCACTGCATGGCAAGCCCTTTCTGGGGGTGCACCACCTGGAGGGACATCTCGCCTCGGTGCTGTTGGGCGCCACCCCTCCAACGCCTCCTTACCTGGTGCTTCTCGTCAGCGGCGGACACACGGAGCTGATCCAGGTGGCGGCGGATGGTGCGATGACCCGGCTTGGGCGCAGCCACGACGACGCGGCGGGAGAGGCGTTCGACAAAGTGGCAAGGCTGCTTGGCCTCCCTTACCCGGGCGGTCCGGCGATTCAGGCCCTGGCGGCCCAGGGTGATGCCTCCCGGTTCTCCCTGCCGAAGGGGCGGGTGTCGCGGCGGGAGGGGGGCTTCCACCCCTACGACTTCTCGTTCAGTGGCTTGAAAACAGCGATGTTGCGCCAGGTGGATGCCTGCAAGGCCGAGCTGGTGGATGGCGATGCGGCAGCCGCCGTCTGGGCCGATCTTGCCGCCAGTTTTGAGCAGGTGGTGGCGGATGTGCTGGTGGAGCGGAGCCTGCGCTGCTGCCGGGATGCGGGGCTGCACCACTTGGTGCTTGTGGGTGGCGTGGCAGCCAATCTCCGCTTGCGCCGAGAAATGAGCCAGCGGGCCGCCGCCTGCGGGGTGCAGGTTCAGATCGCACCCTTGGAATTCTGCACCGATAATGCCGCCATGGTGGGTGCGGCTGCACTGCAGCGTCTCCGAGGGGCGCAGGGCTTCAGTTCGCTTCGCCTTGGAGTGTCAGCCCGTTGGCCCCTGGAGCAGGCCGAGGCTTTGGTGTCGACCGTGGCACCGTTCTGA
- a CDS encoding photosystem I reaction center subunit III (PsaF): MRRLFALALSALLIVGFAPVAKADVAGLTPCAESARFQQRAAAATTPQAKARFEMYSEAVCGDDGLPHLIVDGRWSHAGDFVYPGLMFLYVAGCIGWAGREYLKATRGTKEQYTKEIQIDLPLALKSCIAAATWPLAAFGEFTSGKLLESDNKVTVSPR; the protein is encoded by the coding sequence ATGCGTCGTCTCTTCGCCCTTGCGCTTTCGGCCCTGCTCATCGTCGGCTTCGCTCCCGTTGCCAAGGCGGACGTGGCCGGCCTCACCCCCTGCGCTGAAAGTGCTCGCTTCCAGCAGCGTGCAGCTGCTGCCACCACACCTCAGGCCAAAGCTCGTTTCGAGATGTACAGCGAAGCTGTGTGTGGCGACGATGGTTTGCCCCACCTGATCGTGGATGGTCGCTGGAGCCATGCCGGTGATTTCGTCTATCCCGGTCTGATGTTCCTTTATGTGGCTGGTTGCATCGGCTGGGCTGGTCGTGAGTATCTCAAGGCCACCCGCGGCACCAAAGAGCAATACACCAAGGAAATTCAGATCGATCTCCCCCTCGCCCTGAAGAGCTGCATTGCAGCAGCCACCTGGCCCCTGGCAGCATTCGGTGAATTCACGAGCGGCAAGCTTCTTGAAAGCGACAACAAAGTCACTGTGTCGCCCCGCTGA
- the psaJ gene encoding photosystem I reaction center subunit IX, giving the protein MQKFLTTAPVVAAIWFTLTAGILIEWNRFFPDLLFHPMG; this is encoded by the coding sequence ATGCAGAAATTCCTGACCACCGCCCCTGTGGTTGCCGCGATCTGGTTCACCCTCACCGCCGGCATTCTGATCGAGTGGAATCGCTTTTTCCCCGATCTGCTCTTTCACCCGATGGGTTGA